cgacaactgcaCCAAGCAtaaactccaatcctttgtggattgcttcgcaggatatcaccagatttggatggacgaagaggacgccgaaaagacagcctttacCGCACCGTAAgggatatattgttacaaaataatgctatttggtttgaagaatattGGAgctacctacatgagggccatgatgactattttccatgacatgatacacaaggaattagaggtgtacgtggatgatgttatcatcaaatctaaaaggagttcagATCACATAGCATACCTGGAGAAGTTTTTTGACCGGCTTCGAaagtacaatttgaaattgaattcGGCAAAATGTGATTTAGGAGTCCCTGCTGGGAAATTGCTAGGCTTCATCGTCAGTCGTCGTGGTATAGATAGACCCATAAAAAAGCAAAGCTATTCAGGAATTGCCACCGCCAAAAaacaagaaggatgtgatgagttttttgggacgcctcaattatatcagccatTTTATAGCACAGTCAAAGGTGATATATGAGCCGGTCTTCAAGATGCTTAGGAAATATATTGCAACAAGCTGGACAGAAGAATGTTAAAAGGCTTTCAATAAAATTAAGGAGTACTTGTCTAAATCGCCCGTGTTGGTCCCGCAAGAGCTAGGAAGACCTTTGCTGCTGTATCTGTCTGTGTTGAACGAAGCTTTTGGTTGCGTCCTCGGGCAACATGATGAAACCGGGAGGAAAGAGtaggcgatatattatctgagtaaTAAGTTCACACCTTATGAGGCCCGGTACTCTTTGCTGGAGTGCACCtattgtgctttgacatggatagcccagaagttgagacattatttctgtgaatacaccacatatctcatatcaaggatgaaTCCACTAAAATatatctttcagaaacccatgcctacgtgtaagttagcaaagtggcagatattgctaagtgagttcgacatcatctatgtgactcagaaaGTAGTCAAGGGGCAAGCATTGGCCGATCACTTAGCAGAGAACCCTGTAGATGGAGAATACGAACTATTGAAGATGTATTTTCTCGACAAGGAAGTGTCGTTTGTAGGTGAAGATATTGTCGAaacatatgatggttggaggatgtttttcGACGGAGCAACAAACTTCAAGGGAGTGGGCATCGAAGCTGTTTTAGTATCAAAAACTGATCAGCATTATCTGATATTCGCAAAGCTCAGGTTctcgtgcaccaacaatatggtggaatataaggcatgcatcttgggactcagattGGCCATTGATATGAATGTTCAGGAGTTGTTGGTAATCGGAGATTCTGATCTATTGGTACACCAAGTATTAGGAGAATGGGCCaccaagaacactaaaatatttCCATACTTGCATTATGTACAAGAGTTTATCAAGAGGATCACAAgaatagaattcaaacatgttctaaggattcagaatgagttcgcagatgcattcgctaccttgtcttccatgataaaCATCCAGACAAggatttcatcgatcctatcccgATAGAGATTCGTTAACAatcagcttattgtgctcatgttgaagaagagtttgatGGAAATTCGTGGtttcatgatatcaaggagtatttgGAGAATGGACAGTACCCAAAAAATGCCACACACTCAAAAGTGTATgcttcgaagattggccaaccatttcttttaGAGTGGTGGACTTCTGTATAGAAGAACTCCTAATTTTGGATTGctgcgatgtgtcgatgccaaggaggcatctagattgctcgaAAAATACACGCCGGAACCTGCAGACCTCACATGAACAGATTCGTTCTAGCAAATAAGATATTAAGGCCagggtatttttggatgactatggggACAGAATGCGTTAAGTATGTACCAAAGTACCACCAATTCCaggtacatgctgatatgatacgagtaccaCCCAACGAACTCAATGTAACAAGTCCAGCCTGACCCTTCTCTGtctggggcatggatgtcattggtAGATGTACATTaattcacaaaatgggttgaagcagctTCTTATAAGTCTATGACTAAGAATGTTGTAGCAGACTTCGTTCgagatcgtattgtttgtcggtttggaatacttgaataaatCATTACCGATAATTCCGCtaatctcaacagtgatctgaTTAAAGCCATGtttgaaacattcaagatcaagcaccgGCATTCTACAGCATACGGGCCACAGATGAATAGAGCCgtggaagccgccaataagaacatcaagaagatattaaggaagatggtgaACAACTACAAGCAATGGCATGAGAAACTACCATTTGCTTTTCTCGGGTACCGCACCACAGTTCGTACATCACTGGGGAAACCCCTATCTACTAGTTTACGATACTGAAGCTGTTATACCCACCGAAGTAGAGATTCCTTccctaagaatcatacaagaggccgAGCTTAGTGATGCGGAATGGGCACAGAGCCGGTATGAGCAATtggctctcattgatggtaaaagGATGAATGCGGTGTGTCACgatcaactctaccagaatagaatggcaaggactttcaacaaaaaggttagatCTAGGCAATTCACACCAGGGCAATTGGTGTTGAAACGGATCTTTCCACATCAGGACAAAGCAAAAAGGAAATTCTCACCtaactggcaaggcccttacatggttcaccaaATACTGACAGGAGGAGCGCCtatacttgcagagatggatggaTAAATATGGCcagaacctatcaattcagatgtagtcaagagatattatgtttaacATTAGGTTTGCaatttctatttgatgtaacctgaactacgcttgacctgattcccgtttgagaggggatacgtaggcagccctatagattcggtcacatcataataaaatcttcattacCCCTTTACATTCAGGAACTGGGGGCAAGATTTCGAGTTTTTTTAATCTTATTTCGTCAAAGATTTCCAAGAATAGCATTGTATCAAGTATGTATTTACACTGGGGCAGAACTTTGAGGAGGGTCCTAAAAATTTCGAGTTGCGAATGTTGCAATGTCTCGAAACGTGTCATAGTACCCAAGTCGACAAATCATTCATTGTATGCATCATCACATATTTTGAACAACTGCGTTTTTACAAATGATTTATCACAAATgcatattttcgaaaatttcattTTTTCTGTAGTAGCCAGATGTTACCCTGGGTGACTCGAACAAGGAAGCAAGACAAGGAGCAAAGGCGAAATGAAGAATCAAAGGCACGGAccaacctccccccccccccccccaaaaacaaaaactcacgatttttctttggatgcaggcataacGGACATGACAAGCATGCCCACAAATACATAACAAGAATGCTATCTTCAGTGACAGAAGTCACCAAGCGCAAACGCGTCAAGCTAAGAATCACTTTCTTTCTCATATTTAATCtttgcctttctctgcatagggctaagcacttccttcATTCTATGCATAGGGccaagcactgccctcatcattgcatgagactaagcattgtctccatcacatttcataaggctaaacaccaccttcccttgcatgaggctaagaatcgCCTTCATCATTGCATAAGTCTAAACACTGCCTTCCTttgaatgagactaagcattgtctccatcacattgcataaggctaagcaccaccttcccttgcatgaggctaagaattgcctccatcattgtataaggctaaacactgccttcccttgcacgagactaagcactgtctccattacattgcatgaggctaagcattgcctccatcattgcataaggatAAAACGCTGCTTTcccttgcacgagactaagcactgtctccattacattgcatgaggctaagcattgcctccatcattgcataaggctaaatgctGCCTTcccttgcacgagactaagcactgtctctattatattgcatgaggctaagcattgcctccagcATAAGTCTAAGCAATGCCTTcccttgcacgagactaagcagtGTCTCCATTACATtatatgaggctaagcattgcctccattattgcataaggctaaacggtGCCTtcctctgcatagggctaaacactgccctcatcaCATATAAGGCTAAGCGCTTCCTTGTCTCGTCCTTGAATACAACTAAGAATCAGCTGGTCCCTCTATCAAATGATCGATATCTCCGCATCTTTGCATTTCacgggctgaaacatcgccacattgtccgaaggcaTCATATTCTGAAGGCATCATTCTCATAGcctgaagacatcatgccatggcctgaggatctctcaaaactgtacatcattattcaaaggcgttatagtccagaggcaccatcttcatagcctgagaatcccttatcatacgcttcatggcccgggacgtcatggtctaaggacatcatcctcatcgtacAAAGACAACTCTCAcggtccgaagggaatttgcatcatgtttaaatttttgcaataacccTATATATTCACATGCATGGTGTCTTAAGTTTTGCAGGTAGCGCAGAACGTAAtcgttctacaaacaggagcaattctctctccggtttccgttcacaacgttcacatcaTATGCTGATCTCAAACGTAACCATCGACAGGCAATTGATTACTTTTTATTCCGTAACCACCCAAACGTTCATCTCGAATATCTGCAACATTCAAATTCACATTCATAGCTCTACCCAAAATTATCCGTTACTCATGACACCATCCTATACAAAAGATCTTTCCTTCAAACATACAACCATTCCTATAATGACTCCATCGTTTCGATCGTCGCTGGATCctgaactacacacggcctgatttctataataccagggatatgtaggcaacttagAAATAAGGGTTCGGCCACCATTATTTAAAAAAACACATCATCCTCACtcatttcggacaaaattggccatcattttctttacccgacaactctttcatcattcttgGGTAAAGAAGGGCAGTTGTTGATAACCAATTttaccctcatattttataaaatattatatatacttttcaaatattattttacaTCATTACCTAATTTACgagagtcatataagtatttttcaaaatttttaaagctttaaaattgatttgctTGCATTTAAGTTGctcaaatattattaattatcctttaaaattattttgtgatgaattaatcatccaaatttattatttatacccACATGTATGTTTTGTAACACCTTTctttatttcatataattatatttgtatttttgtgttatttacacatttttgcaataatagcctatattctatacataattatatttattacagTACTTatgctaaaataatatttttatatttttataatgttaatttattatttgcaagcattttaatacataaataatatcttattatttattaattacttttttataaattatttttaataaattttgcgTACTTAAACCATTGCCCAATCTTTGAGTTGATTTCAAACCCAATACACTTGCCCAGACCCCAAAAGCCTAGCCCAATAGCCCCAAGCCCAAACCAAACAACTCTCTTAATCAACCCGGTCGATACCCATCTAAATGACCCGCCCCACTCTCTCATTCTATCTCAGCTATTGATCTTAGAGATTAACGGCCCACAACCCATCTCCCATATTCTATTAACCCACCCCAAACCCTAATGCCCATTTTCCCTAAGACGCCATCCCCAGACACTCCCAATCATTCTCCCCCCTACGAAACCCTAGCTGCCTCATCTCAAATCATTCTCTTATTTTTGCTAGACAATGGAATCTTCTTGTGATTCACCTTCCTTATTTGTGTTACCGCATCAGTATCTACGCAAcaatggtgttacttagtacttgcctaaacttaGCAAGTACCATCTCTTAGAATCGGGCCCGTTCAACTTTAATCTCTAAGATTTGGACAATATCTCATCCATATACATGGAAGAAGGGTTGGTTTCTCACATCAGCGGACTAATTTTATAATACtgaaccctaattagggtttgaATTCTGATTTGTCCCTTTTACTGGTTCTATTATTGATTGCATatcatattttcttttcttatttgtgcttaattgagtgtTTCCATATTTGTTCATTCAATttatactactatataaacccccgtTCCACGTTCCCCTTCAAGGACTCAACGACTATCACTTGACTACTGTTACTACCACTATTATCTCACTCTCACTCTCACTCATTCTATATTATTCTAAGACTTTAATTTTAGTCGACtggaagccaaggccaccggaatttgACCTTTTAACCTCTCTCAGTGTGAGCACTACTCGGGGTTCATCTGacacccttgggaactctgacacactaatAATTTTGGGGTTTCTACTGTTCTCTTTGCTATTGATAAAGAAGCTGCTGCTGGCGTTTACTATTCTGCCTTATTTTCTCTTTAGTTCTGCAAACTGGTAAGTAATGAGACTCTCACAATTTCATTCTCTCTTGCTTGTGTTCATGATTTGTATGCTCATGTTATTTTGCCTTTTGTAAATCAATATGATAT
This region of Nicotiana tomentosiformis chromosome 4, ASM39032v3, whole genome shotgun sequence genomic DNA includes:
- the LOC138909589 gene encoding uncharacterized protein, with the protein product MPTCKLAKWQILLSEFDIIYVTQKVVKGQALADHLAENPVDGEYELLKMYFLDKEVSFVGEDIVETYDGWRMFFDGATNFKGVGIEAVLVSKTDQHYLIFAKLRFSCTNNMVEYKACILGLRLAIDMNVQELLVIGDSDLLVHQVLGEWATKNTKIFPYLHYVQEFIKRITRIEFKHVLRIQNEFADAFATLSSMINIQTRISSILSR
- the LOC138909590 gene encoding uncharacterized protein; this encodes MRNYHLLFSGTAPQFVHHWGNPYLLVYDTEAVIPTEVEIPSLRIIQEAELSDAEWAQSRYEQLALIDGKRMNAVCHDQLYQNRMARTFNKKVRSRQFTPGQLVLKRIFPHQDKAKRKFSPNWQGPYMVHQILTGGAPILAEMDG